The following proteins are encoded in a genomic region of Ictalurus punctatus breed USDA103 chromosome 15, Coco_2.0, whole genome shotgun sequence:
- the si:ch211-149b19.4 gene encoding uncharacterized protein si:ch211-149b19.4 isoform X3, producing the protein MEMQLAVLLLWVLRITDGFPVSSQLSLAPSQSSPSYTLLVPVRVLGLNGPQVVLVPVSTDWSTQRNQNPTAQSEQTHTLTEPEQKQMTGQNQFVNSPFLQLPTVSPDTPAPENPLPQGQVVSVAQAAVQSNSASSEEGDAQVIYILPVSSEIQNMGIMEGGQGGVDPELTPDPNPNANLHLKPDTNPNPDPKPGHLQLHNTPVPSPTLPAGVQEITDSLGKAPPDAGAGQRTQTGGATTSCNHNGGVANANVNTPLL; encoded by the exons atggaaatgCAGTTGGCTGTGCTGCTGCTGTGGGTGTTGAGGATCACTGACGGATTTCCT GTTTCCTCACAGCTGAGTTTGGCTCCGTCCCAATCCTCCCCCAGTTACACCCTCCTGGTGCCTGTTAGGGTTCTTGGCTTGAATGGACCACAGGTGGTTCTGGTACCAGTGAGCACTGACTGGAGTACACAGAGGAACCAGAACCCGACGGCTCAGTccgaacagacacacacactcacagaacCTGAGCAGAAGCAG ATGACGGGTCAGAATCAGTTTGTAAACAGTCCGTTCCTGCAGCTACCAACAGTCTCACCTGACACACCCGCACCTGAGAATCCCCTCCCACAGGGACAG gtggtgtctgttgctcaggcAGCAGTGCAG TCCAATTCAGCAAGCTCAGAGGAGGGAGATGCACAG gtgatCTACATTTTGCCTGTTAGTTCTGAGATTCAGAACATGGGAATAATGGAGGGTGGACAGGGGGGTGTCGATCCTGAACTCACCCCTGACCCTAATCCCAATGCTAACCTTCACCTTAAACCCGACACCAACCCTAATCCTGACCCTAAACCGGGTCACCTGCAGCTCCACAATACCCCTGTCCCCAGCCCCACCCTTCCTGCAGGTGTCCAGGAAATAACTGACTCTCTAGGAAAAGCGCCCCCTGATGCTGGTGCGGGTCAGAGGACACAAACAGGAGGCGCTACAACTTCCTGTAACCACAACGGTGGAGTAGCTAATGCTAATGTTAACACACCATTGctgtaa
- the si:ch211-149b19.4 gene encoding uncharacterized protein si:ch211-149b19.4 isoform X2 — protein sequence MEMQLAVLLLWVLRITDGFPVSSQLSLAPSQSSPSYTLLVPVRVLGLNGPQVVLVPVSTDWSTQRNQNPTAQSEQTHTLTEPEQKQMTGQNQFVNSPFLQLPTVSPDTPAPENPLPQGQNGQAFIPVWAPPAGGAARGQRQVVSVAQAAVQSNSASSEEGDAQVIYILPVSSEIQNMGIMEGGQGGVDPELTPDPNPNANLHLKPDTNPNPDPKPGHLQLHNTPVPSPTLPAGVQEITDSLGKAPPDAGAGQRTQTGGATTSCNHNGGVANANVNTPLL from the exons atggaaatgCAGTTGGCTGTGCTGCTGCTGTGGGTGTTGAGGATCACTGACGGATTTCCT GTTTCCTCACAGCTGAGTTTGGCTCCGTCCCAATCCTCCCCCAGTTACACCCTCCTGGTGCCTGTTAGGGTTCTTGGCTTGAATGGACCACAGGTGGTTCTGGTACCAGTGAGCACTGACTGGAGTACACAGAGGAACCAGAACCCGACGGCTCAGTccgaacagacacacacactcacagaacCTGAGCAGAAGCAG ATGACGGGTCAGAATCAGTTTGTAAACAGTCCGTTCCTGCAGCTACCAACAGTCTCACCTGACACACCCGCACCTGAGAATCCCCTCCCACAGGGACAG AATGGGCAGGCGTTTATCCCTGTGTGGGCGCCCCCTGCTGGAGGAGCAGCTAGAGGACAGAGACAG gtggtgtctgttgctcaggcAGCAGTGCAG TCCAATTCAGCAAGCTCAGAGGAGGGAGATGCACAG gtgatCTACATTTTGCCTGTTAGTTCTGAGATTCAGAACATGGGAATAATGGAGGGTGGACAGGGGGGTGTCGATCCTGAACTCACCCCTGACCCTAATCCCAATGCTAACCTTCACCTTAAACCCGACACCAACCCTAATCCTGACCCTAAACCGGGTCACCTGCAGCTCCACAATACCCCTGTCCCCAGCCCCACCCTTCCTGCAGGTGTCCAGGAAATAACTGACTCTCTAGGAAAAGCGCCCCCTGATGCTGGTGCGGGTCAGAGGACACAAACAGGAGGCGCTACAACTTCCTGTAACCACAACGGTGGAGTAGCTAATGCTAATGTTAACACACCATTGctgtaa
- the si:ch211-149b19.4 gene encoding uncharacterized protein si:ch211-149b19.4 isoform X1: MEMQLAVLLLWVLRITDGFPVSSQLSLAPSQSSPSYTLLVPVRVLGLNGPQVVLVPVSTDWSTQRNQNPTAQSEQTHTLTEPEQKQMTGQNQFVNSPFLQLPTVSPDTPAPENPLPQGQVLPVWNTIPGVVPLQPGVNGQAFIPVWAPPAGGAARGQRQVVSVAQAAVQSNSASSEEGDAQVIYILPVSSEIQNMGIMEGGQGGVDPELTPDPNPNANLHLKPDTNPNPDPKPGHLQLHNTPVPSPTLPAGVQEITDSLGKAPPDAGAGQRTQTGGATTSCNHNGGVANANVNTPLL, translated from the exons atggaaatgCAGTTGGCTGTGCTGCTGCTGTGGGTGTTGAGGATCACTGACGGATTTCCT GTTTCCTCACAGCTGAGTTTGGCTCCGTCCCAATCCTCCCCCAGTTACACCCTCCTGGTGCCTGTTAGGGTTCTTGGCTTGAATGGACCACAGGTGGTTCTGGTACCAGTGAGCACTGACTGGAGTACACAGAGGAACCAGAACCCGACGGCTCAGTccgaacagacacacacactcacagaacCTGAGCAGAAGCAG ATGACGGGTCAGAATCAGTTTGTAAACAGTCCGTTCCTGCAGCTACCAACAGTCTCACCTGACACACCCGCACCTGAGAATCCCCTCCCACAGGGACAG GTGTTGCCAGTGTGGAACACCATTCCTGGTGTGGTCCCTCTGCAGCCTGGAGTG AATGGGCAGGCGTTTATCCCTGTGTGGGCGCCCCCTGCTGGAGGAGCAGCTAGAGGACAGAGACAG gtggtgtctgttgctcaggcAGCAGTGCAG TCCAATTCAGCAAGCTCAGAGGAGGGAGATGCACAG gtgatCTACATTTTGCCTGTTAGTTCTGAGATTCAGAACATGGGAATAATGGAGGGTGGACAGGGGGGTGTCGATCCTGAACTCACCCCTGACCCTAATCCCAATGCTAACCTTCACCTTAAACCCGACACCAACCCTAATCCTGACCCTAAACCGGGTCACCTGCAGCTCCACAATACCCCTGTCCCCAGCCCCACCCTTCCTGCAGGTGTCCAGGAAATAACTGACTCTCTAGGAAAAGCGCCCCCTGATGCTGGTGCGGGTCAGAGGACACAAACAGGAGGCGCTACAACTTCCTGTAACCACAACGGTGGAGTAGCTAATGCTAATGTTAACACACCATTGctgtaa
- the LOC108275831 gene encoding dentin sialophosphoprotein, with the protein MMLEMKRVVLLLSVLLLTCAAPLQQNNEVSSSQESQVTSRVNQFWGTPGSDIIITAPAGFGKPNENGQSTVTVSLRDENTKVSVDVVSFIFSVSSEEMSTSKLGESNGGFSDEGTQDNGARPGRTEEENNPDSDGEGSEEGFEPTAGPVVRKSDEELDKREEETPNLRDDKSDEDQSDTRVDSEEYDPDHPKVFEMSTTSDTTSLQEDTNESDSGSEHKKTKVHTDSKETSAPHYLSRQLSGLAVLASTLIHEETISAEANGKGTDPRSDISSVEGQTVPSNSEPMLGPFQTASSLSSSSEEETDDECKTSVTDPTPKMTPSHKSGPESVVNTEVVKKNEGSPTPFFSGSDFEYVNDDWQYDPRYYDPYRNHPEYAAAYDPYGAGYDPYQAGYDPYQAGYDPYGAGYDPYQAGYDPYQAGYDPYGGGYDPYRAGYDPYGAGYDPYGKRYDPYQAGYDNQDPYHETESEDPRHDIEQETTPAYSVEENESRPTEISNNQDNSHSEEQPLSPSISPSSTPVSLPEGYENMDSAHNMPSEEPSNSSSIETSREMGLRASTSPPDPAVSNSEEGTKTRADAVGSSSEESVETTDSEQESQNTMDQLGNQGTPDPSSHMSLLQVIQEVNNEEEPQSQSNADLIPTFSSEEDDPLVNTIERIVALAFNGGSNEEGTVVGTNPDSSPSDNTISENNQNEESFSNESATGSPGISSEVTHESVDLTTESPVLNSESVPTSDSLVSNEDASSESTTPNLSASPHITTQNSGGLADSAEANANANTANDSVESQESQIITTSTVFSIASQPSHLQNNENSSDEENTRDRKANQGIISQFPVETPAKVIAANLWTSFLQALNVPIPNQSGKSVRKNVQRPQSTRRYHQRSNRRQKSDSSEESK; encoded by the exons ATGATGTTGGAGATGAAGCGAGTTGTTCTCCTGCTCTCTGTCCTGCTCCTGACCTGCGCTGCTCCT ctgcAGCAGAATAATGAGGTGAGCAGTTCACAGGAATCCCAG GTTACCTCACGGGTCAATCAGTTTTGGGGAACCCCAGGAAGTGACATCATAATCACGGCACCGGCAGGTTTTGGAAAACCCAACGAGAATGGCCAGAGCACCGTTACAGTCAGTTTACGGGACGAGAATACCAAGGTTTCCGTTGATGTCGTGAGCTTCATCTTCTCTGTGAGCAGTGAGGAAATGTCTACATCTAAGCTTGGAGAAAGCAACGGAGGATTCAGTGATGAAGGAACGCAGGATAATGGGGCTCGACCTGGCAGAACCGAAGAGGAAAACAACCCTGATAGTGACGGGGAGGGGAGTGAAGAGGGATTTGAACCAACAGCTGGACCTGTGGTGCGAAAGAGTGATGAAGAGTTGGACAAACGCGAGGAGGAAACTCCAAATCTAAGAGATGATAAGAGTGATGAAGATCAGTCTGACACCAGAGTTGACTCTGAAGAATATGACCCAGACCATCCAAAAGTCTTTGAAATGTCAACCACCTCAGATACAACCAGCTTACAGGAGGACACAAATGAGTCTGATTCTGGATCAGAGCACAAAAAGACCAAGGTCCATACTGACAGCAAAGAAACTTCTGCCCCACACTATCTCTCCAGACAACTCTCAGGTCTCGCAGTTCTTGCATCTACCTTAATCCATGAGGAAACCATTTCAGCAGAAGCAAATGGCAAAGGAACCGACCCTAGATCAGATATTTCCTCTGTAGAAGGTCAGACTGTTCCCTCAAACTCAGAACCCATGTTAGGACCTTTTCAGACAGCTTCATCACTCAGCTCCAGCTCGGAGGAGGAAACAGATGATGAGTGTAAGACAAGTGTCACTGATCCAACACCGAAAATGACCCCAAGTCACAAATCAGGTCCAGAGTCTGTGGTAAATACagaagtggtgaagaagaatgAAGGTTCTCCAACACCTTTCTTCTCTGGTTCAGACTTTGAATATGTTAATGATGACTGGCAGTATGATCCCAGATATTATGACCCATACAGGAACCATCCTGAGTATGCTGCAGCGTATGACCCCTATGGTGCAGGGTATGACCCTTATCAAGCAGGGTATGACCCTTATCAAGCAGGGTATGACCCCTATGGTGCAGGGTATGACCCTTATCAAGCAGGGTATGACCCTTATCAAGCAGGGTATGACCCTTATGGTGGAGGTTATGACCCATATCGTGCAGGATATGACCCCTATGGTGCAGGTTACGACCCCTATGGTAAAAGGTATGATCCCTATCAAGCAGGATATGACAACCAGGACCCATATCATGAAACAGAGAGTGAAGATCCAAGACACGACATAGAGCAAGAAACCACTCCAGCATACTCAGTTGAAGAAAACGAGAGCCGTCCTACAGAGATTTCAAATAACCAGGATAACTCACACAGCGAAGAACAACCCCTGTCACCCTCCATTTCACCATCAAGTACACCAGTATCACTTCCTGAAGGTTATGAGAACATGGATTCTGCACACAACATGCCATCAGAAGAACCATCAAACTCCAGCTCTATTGAAACCAGCAGAGAAATGGGACTGAGGGCTTCCACCAGTCCTCCAGATCCCGCTGTGTCCAACAGTGAAGAGGGTACCAAAACCCGAGCTGATGCTGTGGGCTCCAGCAGTGAGGAGAGCGTTGAGACCACAGACTCTGAACAAGAGAGCCAGAATACAATGGACCAGCTAGGAAACCAGGGAACTCCTGATCCATCTTCCCACATGTCTCTGCTTCAGGTCATCCAGGAGGTGAACAATGAAGAAGAACCTCAGAGTCAGTCAAATGCAGATCTCATACCCACATTTAGTTCAGAAGAAGATGATCCATTGGTCAACACAATCGAGCGCATCGTGGCTCTTGCATTCAATGGTGGATCCAATGAAGAAGGTACTGTTGTTGGGACGAACCCTGACTCTAGCCCCTCAGACAACACCATCTCTGAAAACAACCAAAATGAAGAATCATTTTCAAATGAATCTGCAACCGGTAGCCCAGGAATCAGTTCAGAAGTGACTCATGAATCAGTGGACCTCACTACAGAGAGCCCAGTACTCAATTCTGAATCAGTTCCAACAAGCGATTCACTTGTTAGCAATGAAGACGCCTCCAGTGAGAGCACCACGCCAAATCTGAGCGCTAGCCCGCACATTACAACTCAGAACAGCGGAGGATTAGCTGATAGTGCTgaagctaatgctaatgctaacactgCTAATGACAGCGTGGAGTCACAGGAGTCTCAGATCATTACCACATCCACAGTGTTCTCCATTGCTAGCCAACCAAGCCACTTGCAGAACAATGAAAACAGCAGTGATGAGGAAAACACACGAGACAGGAAGGCCAACCAGGGGATAATCAGTCAATTTCCTGTAGAGACACCCGCTAAAGTAATAGCCGCTAATCTCTGGACGTCTTTCCTCCAAGCCCTGAATGTTCCCATTCCTAATCAAAGTGGAAAATCAGTCCGGAAAAATGTCCAAAGGCCACAAAGTACCAGACGTTATCATCAGCGTAGCAACAGGAGACAAAAATCTGACAGCAGTgaggaaagtaaataa